The Amyelois transitella isolate CPQ chromosome 20, ilAmyTran1.1, whole genome shotgun sequence genome has a segment encoding these proteins:
- the LOC106131646 gene encoding regucalcin-like, with product MKFAIIILCWLPIENIWAFQSNTPLIKNVFRGGGHLEGPTWSTTENALYFVDITGQKVHRLDGFVGNVTTRDISYGPVSLVVPVANFPKLVLVSSKRSLFFLPWDSADGDKSLSLLSTVDYGIPDNRINDGKVDAKGRLWFGTMGKEENGAVDQDRASLYMLDEHNYANPEIKIRPVSLSNGLAWTPDNKYMFYIDTTTRNVDVFDFDLDSATLRNRRTLFSFKANNVSGDPDGMTIDSDENLWVACYGGGKVIKIDSRAGKLMEQHKIEASQVTSVMWGGKDLSTLYVTTSRKDLSPAQLAQEPEAGSLFAIDGTGAKGLPQYELKFADATKYIAGFIPQNK from the exons ATGAAGTTTGCAATCATTATTTTGTGTTGGTTgccaatagaaaatatttgggCGTTCCAGTCGAATACACCCCTTATCAAGAAC GTATTTCGCGGAGGTGGGCACTTGGAGGGGCCTACGTGGTCCACCACTGAGAACGCCCTCTACTTTGTGGACATCACGGGGCAGAAGGTCCACCGTCTAGACGGATTTGTTGGGAACGTCACCACACGGGACATCA GTTATGGGCCTGTGTCGCTAGTGGTGCCCGTGGCAAACTTTCCGAAATTAGTCCTGGTGTCATCCAAGCGGTCATTGTTCTTCCTGCCCTGGGACAGTGCCGACGGAGACAAGTCTCTCTCCCTACTGAGCACTGTTGATTATGGGATACCCGACAATAg GATCAACGACGGGAAGGTTGACGCCAAGGGAAGACTATGGTTCG gAACTATGGGCAAAGAAGAAAATGGAGCAGTGGACCAAGACAGAGCCTCTCTATACATGCTAGACGAGCATAACTACGCTAATCCAGAGATCAAG ATTCGGCCAGTATCGCTCTCCAACGGCCTCGCCTGGACGCCGGACAACAAATACATGTTCTACATCGATACCACCACCAGGAACGTAGATGTGTTTGATTTTGACCTCGACTCTGCCACTTTAC GTAACCGCAGGACGCTGTTTAGCTTCAAAGCAAACAACGTGAGCGGCGACCCGGACGGCATGACCATAGACAGCGACGAGAATCTGTGGGTGGCCTGCTACGGGGGAGGAAAG GTGATCAAAATAGATTCACGAGCTGGCAAGCTGATGGAACAACATAAGATTGAGGCTAGTCAGGTGACGTCAGTCATGTGGGGGGGAAAAGACCTGTCTACACTATACGTGACTACCAGTCGTAAAGACCTCTCTCCGGCGCAGCTGGCACAGGAACCAGAAGCAGGGTCCCTCTTCGCAATAGACGGCACGGGCGCTAAGGGACTGCCGCAATACGAACTTAAATTCGCAGACGCCACCAAATATATAGCCGGATTTATAccgcaaaataaataa
- the LOC106131648 gene encoding putative hydroxypyruvate isomerase: MKFCANLSFMFTEGKTLLERYILAKDAGFKAVESGFPFEYSLSEVKQAKENAGLQQVLINIKTGDLSKGELGVTAVPGMESKFKDMLKETIEYALALDAKKVHIMAGKLDNVNLSNWETYENNLKYAAGELARVNLLGVIEPINQHSVPQYFMSDFGKAVEIIKRINSPHLKLQLDIFHLQHICGDLSYNIKNLMPYVGHVQIAQVPNRNEPDTAGEIDYQYILQLLKASGYNDWVGLEYKPKGNTKEGLQWIWNYGYSL, encoded by the exons atgaagttCTGTGCAAATCTTAGTTTTATGTTTACTGAAGGTAAAACCTTATTGGAACGGTATATTTTGGCAAAAGATGCTGGTTTCAAGGCTGTGGAATCAGGGTTCCCATTCGAATATTCTTTAAGCGAAGTGAAACAagcaaaagaaaatgctgGCCTTCAGCAAGTCTTGATTAATATCAAAACAG GAGACCTTTCGAAGGGAGAGTTAGGAGTTACAGCAGTTCCAGGCATGGAATCCAAATTCAAAGATATGTTGAAAGAAACAATAGAGTATGCTTTAGCTCTGGATGCTAAAAAAGTGCATATAATGGCTGGGAAGCTTGACAATGTAAATCTTAGCAACTGGGAGACATATGAGAACAATTTGAAATATGCTGCAGGAGAACTGGCTAGGGTCAATCTGTTGGGAGTCATAGAACCAATCAATCAACATTCTGTGCCTCAGTACTTTATGAGTGATTTTGGAAAAG CTGtggaaataataaagaggatcAATAGTCCTCATTTGAAGCTTCAGCTCGACATATTCCACTTGCAACATATTTGTGGAGATCTCTCATACAATATCAAGAACTTAATGCCATATGTTGGGCATGTTCAG atagcACAAGTACCCAACCGTAACGAACCTGACACTGCAGGAGAAATAGATTATCAGTACATCCTACAGTTACTCAAGGCCAGTGGCTATAATGACTGGGTGGGACTTGAGTACAAACCCAAGGGAAACACCAAGGAAGGACTGCAGTGGATCTGGAACTATGGGTACAGTCTGTGA